In Candidatus Cloacimonadota bacterium, a single window of DNA contains:
- the atpE gene encoding ATP synthase F0 subunit C has protein sequence MLNTTVYIASYLGAALAVGLSSIGAGVGEGTIAAQANYSIMRQPKANDTLLKTMLIGQAITETGAIFSLVIAMLLLFGGMGDPANGIQGIASLFGAGLAIGAGTLGAALGNGYTGSEACKGIARYPRNSKGLTANMLIGQALSQTSAIFALVISMLLLYSTPAGNSLVKTMAYIGAAFAIGFGTFGPALGIGVVAGKTVDGISKFPMQSSTLIRTMFVGAAVSESTSIYSLVIAFLLIFVV, from the coding sequence ATGTTAAATACAACAGTTTATATCGCTTCTTATTTGGGTGCTGCTCTCGCGGTAGGGCTTTCATCCATTGGTGCCGGAGTTGGAGAAGGAACTATTGCAGCTCAGGCAAATTATTCGATTATGCGGCAACCGAAAGCCAATGATACTTTGCTAAAAACAATGCTTATCGGGCAAGCAATCACGGAAACCGGTGCGATTTTTAGTTTGGTAATCGCAATGCTACTTTTATTTGGTGGGATGGGTGATCCTGCAAATGGCATTCAAGGTATAGCCTCTCTTTTTGGGGCAGGTTTGGCAATTGGTGCCGGAACGCTTGGAGCCGCTTTGGGAAACGGATATACCGGTTCTGAAGCGTGTAAGGGAATTGCTCGATACCCGCGAAATTCAAAAGGACTTACTGCAAATATGCTTATCGGACAAGCTCTTTCTCAAACCTCAGCAATTTTTGCTCTCGTTATCTCAATGCTGCTGCTGTATTCTACTCCTGCCGGTAACAGTCTCGTAAAAACCATGGCATATATTGGGGCTGCCTTTGCCATAGGTTTCGGGACATTCGGTCCCGCATTGGGTATCGGAGTTGTGGCAGGCAAAACTGTGGACGGAATTAGTAAATTTCCAATGCAATCTTCAACCCTGATCAGAACAATGTTCGTCGGGGCTGCTGTTTCGGAATCAACCTCAATTTATTCTTTAGTAATTGCATTTTTGCTGATTTTTGTGGTATAA
- the atpB gene encoding F0F1 ATP synthase subunit A, whose translation MKSKKKKILYVFLIIFLIEAVISIGLNYKLQIGFDEGKFVIRNVEAKENIQEKIHEEFQTDKIIQIAGKFPINWNVIRVILVVDILLLLFAISIYRKARLIPSKMQIIAEETYSFFRTLVTETIGKDKVYFTPYIITLFFFIFLCNIIGIIPIPGNMEPTRNLNVPLGLGIMVISIVHFSAIKAKGFGKYLKDFAEPMPFMIPLNIMSELGSCVSISFRLFGNILGGAIIILVVSNLTRFILLPVGLNLFFGLFIGTVQAFVFTMLALSYTAVAIK comes from the coding sequence ATGAAATCAAAAAAGAAAAAAATATTGTATGTTTTTCTGATAATTTTTTTAATTGAAGCCGTAATTTCAATCGGTCTAAATTATAAGCTACAGATTGGGTTTGATGAGGGAAAATTTGTAATCAGAAATGTTGAAGCCAAAGAGAATATTCAGGAAAAAATTCACGAAGAATTTCAGACTGACAAAATTATTCAAATCGCCGGTAAATTTCCCATAAACTGGAATGTAATACGCGTAATACTTGTTGTGGATATTTTGTTGTTACTTTTTGCAATATCGATTTATCGCAAGGCTCGACTAATTCCATCCAAAATGCAGATTATTGCAGAAGAGACGTATTCTTTCTTCCGTACACTCGTAACGGAAACTATTGGTAAGGACAAAGTTTATTTCACACCTTACATTATTACCTTGTTTTTCTTTATTTTCTTGTGTAATATTATCGGAATAATTCCAATTCCGGGAAATATGGAACCAACACGTAATTTGAATGTACCGCTTGGTTTGGGAATAATGGTAATATCCATTGTGCATTTTTCGGCAATCAAAGCAAAGGGTTTTGGAAAGTATCTAAAGGATTTTGCCGAACCAATGCCATTTATGATTCCGTTAAATATTATGAGTGAACTCGGAAGCTGCGTATCAATTTCTTTCCGACTGTTTGGCAATATTCTCGGGGGAGCGATTATTATTCTTGTAGTTTCCAATCTAACCAGATTTATCCTTTTACCGGTTGGTTTGAATCTATTTTTTGGATTATTCATTGGCACGGTGCAGGCTTTTGTTTTTACAATGTTGGCGCTTTCGTACACAGCCGTTGCAATTAAGTAA
- a CDS encoding ATP synthase subunit I — MMSPSIKKYVFRIFKLIFLTEILSFLLFIENYPIWLGYVLGSLASFGNFYFQAKNTENLREIAPSSAKANVFKNFYLRYLVLIIVVVIILQFINVNIIALFVGLIAVQLSIGINQILENLYSKEK; from the coding sequence ATGATGAGTCCGAGCATTAAGAAATATGTTTTTCGTATTTTCAAACTAATTTTCTTGACAGAGATACTTTCCTTTCTGCTTTTCATAGAAAATTATCCTATTTGGTTAGGATATGTGCTTGGTTCTTTGGCAAGCTTTGGAAATTTTTATTTTCAAGCAAAGAATACTGAAAATTTGAGAGAAATTGCCCCATCAAGTGCCAAAGCAAATGTGTTCAAAAATTTTTATTTGAGATATTTAGTTCTAATAATTGTGGTTGTTATTATATTGCAATTTATAAATGTGAATATTATCGCTCTTTTTGTTGGATTAATCGCAGTTCAGTTATCAATCGGTATTAATCAAATTTTGGAGAATTTGTATAGTAAAGAAAAATAG
- a CDS encoding AtpZ/AtpI family protein, producing the protein MKNQIKKNPKYFTEIFMGLSLVAHLGSTMVICIVGLFFLGLYIDKKFQTSGIAIIIGIVLGVITGAVGCYRIIKNSEKNDESEH; encoded by the coding sequence ATGAAAAATCAGATTAAAAAGAACCCGAAATATTTTACGGAAATTTTTATGGGACTAAGTCTGGTCGCTCACCTTGGCTCCACGATGGTAATTTGTATTGTCGGTTTATTTTTTTTGGGACTCTATATTGATAAAAAATTCCAAACAAGTGGTATTGCGATAATAATAGGCATAGTTTTGGGCGTCATAACAGGTGCGGTAGGATGTTACAGAATAATCAAAAATAGCGAGAAAAATGATGAGTCCGAGCATTAA
- a CDS encoding polymer-forming cytoskeletal protein translates to MKSTNKKLNTIIGSDSKIIGDIESQGSIHIDGEIQGNVIAKNLITVGKSAKITGNIRTVEIVVSGKIEGNIFAKKEIELKNKSVVKGDISTKMLTIETGAMLDGKCSMESVEVNKLSDEKSD, encoded by the coding sequence ATGAAAAGCACCAATAAAAAGTTAAACACAATAATCGGTTCGGATTCCAAAATAATTGGAGACATAGAATCGCAAGGAAGTATTCACATTGACGGCGAAATACAGGGTAATGTTATTGCAAAAAACTTAATTACAGTCGGGAAATCCGCAAAAATTACGGGAAATATTCGGACGGTAGAAATAGTTGTAAGTGGAAAAATCGAAGGGAATATATTCGCAAAAAAGGAAATTGAATTAAAGAACAAATCCGTAGTAAAAGGAGATATCAGCACAAAAATGCTTACAATTGAAACTGGAGCAATGTTGGATGGAAAATGCTCTATGGAATCGGTTGAAGTAAACAAATTGTCAGATGAAAAATCAGATTAA
- a CDS encoding M23 family metallopeptidase — protein MKFTIILTAIVFLFIGFMVGFVINVQKDKSQTNRLINANRKYQVELNEMESMVSSLLTEEFEGSKYFQAADKNKSELNFTGKYSELKKSQLQFINKSQYIPDKMPVNDPIITKKYQPEKSHYGIDLAGKRGDSIYAAASGVVKSVSNNDSVFGKCMVIDHLNGYETFYGHNSRNIAKKGYFVKKGKKIAEIGKSGQSSAPHLHFEIRYEGQRINPTKFIK, from the coding sequence ATGAAATTTACAATAATTCTAACGGCAATTGTATTCCTCTTTATCGGATTTATGGTGGGTTTTGTGATTAATGTCCAAAAAGATAAATCGCAAACAAATCGTCTTATAAATGCGAATCGCAAGTACCAAGTGGAATTGAATGAAATGGAATCAATGGTAAGTTCGCTGCTAACAGAAGAATTTGAAGGATCAAAATATTTTCAAGCAGCGGATAAAAATAAATCTGAGTTGAATTTTACCGGTAAATATTCCGAACTAAAAAAATCTCAACTGCAATTTATCAATAAATCACAGTACATCCCTGATAAAATGCCTGTCAATGATCCGATAATAACGAAAAAATATCAACCCGAAAAAAGCCATTATGGGATTGATTTAGCGGGGAAAAGAGGTGATTCAATTTATGCTGCGGCTTCCGGTGTTGTGAAAAGTGTTAGTAATAATGATTCGGTATTTGGCAAATGTATGGTTATTGATCACCTGAACGGATATGAAACTTTTTATGGGCACAATTCGAGAAATATCGCCAAAAAGGGTTATTTTGTGAAAAAGGGTAAAAAAATTGCGGAAATCGGGAAATCAGGTCAGAGCTCTGCTCCGCATTTGCACTTTGAAATAAGATACGAGGGACAAAGAATTAATCCAACAAAATTTATAAAATAA
- a CDS encoding ParB/RepB/Spo0J family partition protein has product MRRLGKGLNALVGDEDRETLKNAGFDLIEIDNIKFNPYQPRKDSSKQKVQELADSIEENGIIQPVVVRKIDNGKFELIAGERRITAAQLAGLGRVPAVIRDAKSLQMLSLAIIENVQRENLNTVDQALAFKKLVDEFGKKQGEIAKLVGKSRVAITNTLRLLKLPNEILDFIRMEKITSGHARAVLQVESDLQMEFAQTIIDNSLSVHQAEMLAKRFMQKKTKTRKLKKDVHLVSLEDELSKTFGANVKINGQKKGKIEIQFFSEDELNNILQMLFKLRNL; this is encoded by the coding sequence ATGAGAAGATTGGGAAAAGGACTTAACGCCCTTGTTGGTGATGAAGACAGAGAGACTTTAAAAAATGCAGGATTTGATTTGATTGAAATTGATAATATAAAATTTAATCCCTATCAGCCGCGGAAGGATTCCTCAAAGCAAAAGGTGCAAGAATTGGCAGATTCAATAGAAGAAAACGGGATAATCCAGCCTGTTGTAGTTCGAAAAATTGATAATGGTAAATTTGAATTGATTGCAGGAGAAAGACGAATTACCGCAGCTCAATTAGCAGGATTAGGAAGAGTTCCGGCTGTTATTCGAGATGCCAAAAGTCTGCAAATGCTCTCACTTGCAATTATTGAAAACGTCCAACGTGAAAATCTCAATACGGTTGATCAGGCATTGGCTTTTAAAAAATTGGTAGATGAATTTGGGAAAAAGCAGGGGGAAATTGCAAAATTAGTTGGGAAAAGTAGAGTTGCCATAACAAATACGCTTAGATTATTAAAATTACCGAATGAAATTCTTGATTTTATAAGAATGGAAAAAATCACATCCGGTCACGCTCGAGCAGTATTGCAGGTAGAATCTGATTTGCAAATGGAGTTTGCTCAAACAATTATTGATAACTCCCTTTCTGTTCATCAAGCAGAAATGCTTGCTAAAAGATTTATGCAGAAGAAAACCAAGACCAGGAAACTAAAAAAGGATGTTCATCTGGTTTCACTTGAGGATGAACTTTCAAAAACTTTTGGGGCAAATGTAAAAATCAACGGGCAGAAAAAAGGTAAAATCGAAATTCAATTTTTTTCGGAAGACGAGTTGAATAATATTCTTCAAATGCTTTTCAAACTAAGAAATTTATGA
- a CDS encoding AAA family ATPase: MAKLLAVTNQKGGVGKTTTSINLASSLAALDKKVLLIDLDPQANCTSGIGFDKNNNENQIYNLLIRDGEVSSAILSTNLENLKIIPSSIDLIGAEVELFSLPEKEQRLKKIINQVKDRFDYVIVDCPPSLNILTLNAMVACNNLVIPIQCEYYALEGIAQLVKTIKLVKRNFNQNLKIFGILLTMYDRRIILSGQVAKEVRRFFADKVFDTIIPRNVKLSEAPGFGKSILEYEINSKGAKKYLQLAMEVINLSGKEN, from the coding sequence ATGGCAAAATTACTCGCAGTAACAAATCAAAAAGGTGGCGTTGGAAAAACAACTACTTCAATAAATTTGGCATCTTCTCTTGCTGCGTTAGATAAAAAAGTTTTATTGATAGATCTCGATCCACAGGCAAATTGTACGAGCGGAATTGGATTTGATAAAAATAATAACGAGAATCAAATTTACAATCTGTTGATTCGGGATGGAGAAGTATCTTCTGCTATTCTTTCTACAAATTTGGAGAATTTAAAAATTATCCCGTCCTCAATTGACTTGATTGGAGCAGAAGTAGAACTTTTTTCTCTTCCAGAAAAAGAGCAAAGATTGAAAAAAATAATAAATCAAGTAAAAGATCGTTTTGATTATGTAATTGTGGATTGCCCTCCCTCGCTTAATATTCTTACACTCAACGCTATGGTTGCTTGTAATAATTTGGTAATTCCCATACAGTGCGAGTATTATGCTCTGGAGGGAATAGCCCAACTCGTGAAAACCATCAAACTTGTGAAAAGAAACTTTAATCAAAATTTGAAAATATTTGGAATTCTATTAACGATGTATGACAGACGAATCATTTTGTCGGGGCAAGTGGCAAAAGAGGTAAGACGCTTTTTTGCGGATAAGGTATTTGACACGATTATTCCAAGAAATGTGAAATTGAGCGAGGCTCCGGGTTTTGGGAAATCAATATTGGAATATGAAATTAATTCAAAGGGAGCAAAAAAATATTTACAATTAGCAATGGAAGTGATAAATTTATCAGGGAAGGAAAATTAA
- the rsmG gene encoding 16S rRNA (guanine(527)-N(7))-methyltransferase RsmG translates to MSQKSKLFTKYLKENNFPYEKTKIFEKYDAFLQNYNQKINLVSKNSAQNMWVKHFLDSIIPMEFENFKEKKVLDLGSGAGFPSVPIRILEPSVKLILVESTMKKCVYLNSLLNELNIKNAQVINERFENISIKDIGEVDLILVRAVKMRKKYFKESFSLLKKDGELILYKSGIDEKEIALLKSIKTKYEMKKINRNIAEIGNRNYIIIKKL, encoded by the coding sequence ATGAGCCAAAAAAGTAAATTATTTACAAAATATTTAAAAGAAAATAATTTCCCTTATGAAAAAACAAAAATATTTGAGAAATACGATGCATTTCTTCAGAATTATAATCAGAAAATAAATTTGGTATCTAAAAATTCTGCTCAAAATATGTGGGTCAAACATTTTCTTGATTCAATAATTCCTATGGAATTTGAAAACTTTAAAGAGAAAAAAGTGCTGGATTTGGGTTCAGGAGCTGGTTTTCCAAGCGTCCCGATTAGAATATTAGAACCGTCAGTCAAATTAATTTTGGTGGAATCTACAATGAAAAAATGTGTTTACTTAAATTCTCTTTTAAATGAATTGAATATCAAAAATGCCCAAGTTATAAACGAAAGGTTTGAAAATATTTCCATAAAAGATATTGGTGAAGTTGATTTGATTTTGGTACGTGCTGTTAAAATGAGAAAAAAATATTTCAAAGAAAGTTTTTCTCTCCTCAAAAAAGATGGTGAATTGATACTATATAAATCCGGAATTGATGAAAAAGAAATTGCTCTTTTGAAATCAATAAAAACTAAATATGAAATGAAAAAAATTAATCGAAATATAGCAGAAATAGGAAACAGAAATTATATCATAATAAAAAAGCTGTAA